A genomic stretch from Argiope bruennichi chromosome 2, qqArgBrue1.1, whole genome shotgun sequence includes:
- the LOC129960438 gene encoding U3-aranetoxin-Ce1a-like, which translates to MKFLLCTILLIVAISAYADAFGMWKGGCKSDDDCKETQCCLKQYGTAYGQCMKRPQEGEMCIPQNKFNKMFQQNSCPCPEGLECSSGGKAKSPGMNYAVPPVCRPIPETTEEPTTES; encoded by the exons atgaAGTTCTTGCTCTGCACCATTTTGCTGATTGTTGCCATTTCG GCATATGCCGATGCTTTCGGCATGTGGAAAGGAGGCTGTAAATCAGACGATGATTGCAAGGAAACTCAGTGCTGCCTGAAACAATATGGGACCGCATACGGGCAATGCATGAAGAGACCTCAAGAAG gtGAGATGTGCATACCACAAAACAAATTCAACAAAATGTTCCAACAAAATTCTTGCCCTTGCCCGGAAGGATTAGAATGCTCCTCTGGGGGCAAAGCCAAATCCCCTGGA aTGAATTATGCTGTTCCACCAGTATGCCGCCCAATCCCAGAAACAACAGAGGAGCCAACCACAGAATCATAA